The Palaeococcus ferrophilus DSM 13482 genomic interval GGAGATTTCTCTGGGAGACAGAACTACCCCGTGGCGCCTTTTAGAGCGTCCTTGCAGGAGCAGCGCCTTTCTTTGGGGATGTGCTCGATGGCCTTCATGAGGAGCAGCTTGACCTCCTCCCCCTTCTGGGCCATGAGCTCGACCACTTCGCTGTGGGTGAGCTTCTCCCTGCTTATTCCCGCCGCGAAGTTCGTGACTATGGCAACGGTGGCGTAGCACATCTCGAGCTCCCTCGCGAGAACCGCCTCCGGCACCTGCGTCATCCCCACGACGTCTGCTCCGAGTATCTTAAGGGCCCTTATCTCCGCCCTGGTCTCAAAGCGAGGCCCGTCCATGCAGGCGTAGGTTCCCATGGGGTGGTATCTAAAGCCAAGCTCCTTTGCGGCCGTTATGAGAGCCTTTCTGAGCTCCGGGCAGTAGGGGTCCGTGAAGTCCACGTGGGCGACGAACTTCCTGTCGTGGGGGCTTTCTTCGCCATCGTAGAACGTCTTGGGCCTGTTCCCGGTGAAGTCTAGGAGCTGGTCGAGTATTACGAAGTCGCCCGGCTTCATGGCCTCGTTGAGTGAGCCAACCGCTGCCGTGGCGAGAATCCTCTCAACGCCGAGCTCGTGGAGCGCCCATATGTTGGCCCTGTAGTTGATCTTGTGGGGCGGCACGCTGTGCCCCTCACCGTGCCTCGCGAGGAAGACTATCTCCTCCCCCCTGTAGGTGCCTATCTTGACCCTTACCCTTCCATAGGGCGTCTCCACGTCCTCTTCCCTTACCTCCTCAAGGATTGGGGTCGTAAACTCCAGAACCGCCTATTATCGCTATCCTCGGCATGGTATCACCGGGGTAAAATAGGAGGAAGGGAATTTAAAAGTTCCGAGTTCACATGACCTCGGGGGCCTTTATCCCCATCAGGCCGAGGACGTTCCTGAGCACCGCTTTGGTGGCCATCACTAGGAGGAGGCGCCTCTCCCTGATGCCCTCCTCAGCCTTGAGCACGGGAAGGGCCATGTAGAAACGGTTGAACGTCCCCGCCAGTTCGTTTGCGTAGACTGCCAGCACGTGGGGCTTGATGTCTCTCCCCGCCTCCATGACCACCTCGGGGAACTTCGAGAGCAGCTTCACGAGCTCCTTCTCCTTGGCTTCCATCCCCGAGAAGTCCGCCCTCTCAAAGAGCTCCTCCTCCACGGGGTTTCCGCCCTTTCTGAGGATTGAGGCGCAGCGTGCGTGGGCGTACTGGATGTACGGGGCGCTCTCGCCCTCGAAGTTAAGAACATCTTCCCAGCGGAAGGTTATGACCTTCTCGGGGGAGTACTTAATCATGTTGTACCTAACGGCGCCGACACCCACTACCTCCGCTATCGCGTCCTTCTCCTCCTCGCTCAGCCCTGGGTTCTTCTCCTCAACGAGAGCCCTTGCGCGCTTAACGGCTTCATCGAGAACCTCATCAACCGTGAAGCCGACCCAGGTTCCCTTCCTGCCGCTGAAGCTTCCCTCCGGCCTTACAACGTGCTCGTAAGCCAGGTGGTGGAAGTTGTGGTAGGCATCCTCAAACCCCAGGAGCTTGAGCGCGTAGGCGACTACCCTCTGGGGATACCTCTGCTCCGCGCCTATGACGTTTATGACAACGTCCGCCCTTCCGAAGTGCTCGCTCCTCTTCCCATCCCTCGCGGTCGTCCATGCCACCTCGTCCCATGGTTTATAGAGCATGTCGGCACTCACCTTGCCGAACTTCCAGAGGTGGTAGGCTATGTCCTTGCCAGTGTAGGTCGCCGTTCCGTCGCTCCTTATGAGCACCTTGTCGGGGTTCTCCATGTCCGGGAAGAGACTGGAGAGCCTCATTATGAAGGCGCCCTTGTATGGGCCCTCCTTCGCCCACTCGAAGTGCTCGCTGGACTCCATCAGCGTCCGGGCCTCCTCGAATATGCCGCTCCTCACTATATCGCTCTCCCAGCTCAGCAGGTCGTAGGCTATGTCGAGGCGGTAAGTGGTCTCCATCTGGGCCCTCACAACCTCCTCGGCGAGCTTTCTTCCGAGTTCGGCCCTCTCGCTCTCCCCCTCCTCGAGCTCCTTCATGAGGGCCCTTATCTCCCTCTCGACCTCCGGGTCTTCCTCCATCCTCCTGTGAACCTCGACGTAAAGCAGACCGAGGGCGTGGTCTATTACCTCCCTCTTGGAGAGGCCTTTCTCCTTGAGCTCGGCCACGATGCGTTCGAACTCGGGCTTGAGGTTCAAATAGCCCCAGAACACCTGTGCGAACTGTACCCCAAGGTCGTCAATGTAGTTCTGAACCTCCACGTTGTAGCCAAGGGCCCTCATGACGCGGGCCATGGTGTCGCCGAGTATTGAGTTTCTCGCGTGCCCCATGTGAAGGGGTTTGGTGGGGTTGACGGAAGTGTGCTCCACTATGGCCTTTTTTCCCCTCCCGACATCGCTCTCCCCGTAGCGCTCCCCTTCCCTCAGAATGACTTCAACGAGCTCCTTTCCAAAGCTTTCGTAGTCCAGAAAGAAGTTTATGTACCCCGGCCCTGCCACCTCCACCTTGGCTATAACGGGCGGCAGCTTGTCTTGGAGGGCCGAAACTAGCTCCTCTGCTATCATGCGCGGGGCCTTCCTGAAGACCTTCGCCAGCTGAAAGGCCACGGGCGTGGCAAAATCCCCAAGCTCCATGCTCGGCGTGTCGTCAAAGACTACCTCTCCATTCCAATCCGCTCCCTTCTCGGCCGCGAGGCGCTTTATCTCTCCCTCGATGATAATCCTGACGTTTTCCTTAACCTGTAGGTAGCTCATCTTCACCACCGAACTCCCTTCATCCTTTGCCTTTAAAAGGTTGGGGGCAAGGTTTAAATCCCCCTTCACGTTAAGGGCATTACGGTGAGGGCATGAGGCACATTGGAGAGCACAAGGCCAAAAAGGGCCTCATAAGAATTGAAATTGATGAGAAGGAGGGCGTAGCCAAGAGGGTCAGGATCACGGGCGATTTCTTCATGTACCCCGAGGAGAGTGTGGAGAGGCTCGAAAAAAAGCTCGAGGGGCACGCTGTTGGCGAGCTTGAGGCTCTCCTCGAGGACTTCTTCCGCGTTGACTTCGAGGGAGAGATGCCCTACGTTACCGTCGAGGACTTCAAGATAGCACTTAAAAACGCGCTGAGGGGATGGCATGTCAAGGCGTAAAATATTCGGGGCGCTTATGGGCGTTTTTCTTATAGGGGTAGCCTTTGGGATTCTCGCCACCCTTGCGAGACCCCATATGGCCGAGAACCTCTTTGAGAACCTCCGGCAGATTCTGGGCAGGGGCGGGGACGCTCTCAATGATCCCTTCAAGATGTTCACGTTCATATTCCTCAACAACACCCGCGTGGCCCTTCTGTCCGCCCTCGGGGGCTTCCTCTTCGGCATAGTGCCAATAGGGATACTGTTTTTCAACGGCTTCATAGTTGGCGTCGTTGTGGAGCACAGCTACCTTAACGGGGTGGCCCTGAGCACTCTCCTCCTCTCCATAGTCCCCCACGGAATCATAGAGATTCCTGCCTTCGGTGTCGCGGGTCTCGGTGGAATCGAGTGGTACCTAGAGATAATCAGGGGAGAAGGGCCGATGGGAGAGCGCTTCAGGAGGGGCTTCCTCAGGGCCATGAAGCTCTTTGCTCTCTCCGTTGCCATGCTCCTCTTGGCGGCGTTCGTCGAGGCTTACATAACCCCAAAAATAGCGGGAATTTAGGGGCTAACCACCCCTTCAACCTCCTCAAAGGTTCCGTAGGCCTCGTAGGTCTCTATCTCGTGAAGTATTGCCTCCAGCGGGTTCTCGAGCTTTGAAACTGTGTACCTTATGTAGCTTCTGTACTTTCCGTTGGCCCTAAGCATCTCGTAGGCCCTTTTGGCGACCGCCAGAGGGTCTGTGGAGTGGAACTTGAGCCCAAGCTCGCTCATCCAGCGCGTGACGGCGAGCGTTTTGCCGGGATAAGTAGAGATCGTTGGGGTCCCAAGCGCTATCGCCTCCCTGTTCATCGTTCCGCCGGCTCCTATCATCAGGCTGGCGTAGTAGAGGAGGCTCAGGCTGTCCATAGGCTTTTCGGGCATTATCACGTTGTCAAAATGCTTGAAGCGCTCCCTCTGGCTTTCAGTCCTCGGAAAGAGCACTATGGGCATGTCCGGGAGCATCGGGATGACCCTCTCGAGGACGCTCTTCTCGGCGTCGCCGTTGAAGTAGTTGGCTTTTATGGGCTCTGGCCTCATAACTATGTAGTCGTGCTCCCTGATGCCGAGCTCCTTGA includes:
- a CDS encoding lipoate protein ligase C-terminal domain-containing protein, yielding MRHIGEHKAKKGLIRIEIDEKEGVAKRVRITGDFFMYPEESVERLEKKLEGHAVGELEALLEDFFRVDFEGEMPYVTVEDFKIALKNALRGWHVKA
- a CDS encoding DUF354 domain-containing protein: MKVWIDISNAPHAHFFKGIIRELEKRGYDLLVTTRDFDGLTGILDLLGIEYYVVGKHGGSTLEGKLIASVERQVKLTNLIIEEKPDLALYKHSVEAPRVAFGLGIPSIGFVDNETAVAQNKLMLPLTRRILYPEPIDKYDLMRCGADVNSLRPVRGFAELAHTYGFVPSKEPLKELGIREHDYIVMRPEPIKANYFNGDAEKSVLERVIPMLPDMPIVLFPRTESQRERFKHFDNVIMPEKPMDSLSLLYYASLMIGAGGTMNREAIALGTPTISTYPGKTLAVTRWMSELGLKFHSTDPLAVAKRAYEMLRANGKYRSYIRYTVSKLENPLEAILHEIETYEAYGTFEEVEGVVSP
- a CDS encoding stage II sporulation protein M; translated protein: MSRRKIFGALMGVFLIGVAFGILATLARPHMAENLFENLRQILGRGGDALNDPFKMFTFIFLNNTRVALLSALGGFLFGIVPIGILFFNGFIVGVVVEHSYLNGVALSTLLLSIVPHGIIEIPAFGVAGLGGIEWYLEIIRGEGPMGERFRRGFLRAMKLFALSVAMLLLAAFVEAYITPKIAGI
- a CDS encoding arginine--tRNA ligase, giving the protein MSYLQVKENVRIIIEGEIKRLAAEKGADWNGEVVFDDTPSMELGDFATPVAFQLAKVFRKAPRMIAEELVSALQDKLPPVIAKVEVAGPGYINFFLDYESFGKELVEVILREGERYGESDVGRGKKAIVEHTSVNPTKPLHMGHARNSILGDTMARVMRALGYNVEVQNYIDDLGVQFAQVFWGYLNLKPEFERIVAELKEKGLSKREVIDHALGLLYVEVHRRMEEDPEVEREIRALMKELEEGESERAELGRKLAEEVVRAQMETTYRLDIAYDLLSWESDIVRSGIFEEARTLMESSEHFEWAKEGPYKGAFIMRLSSLFPDMENPDKVLIRSDGTATYTGKDIAYHLWKFGKVSADMLYKPWDEVAWTTARDGKRSEHFGRADVVINVIGAEQRYPQRVVAYALKLLGFEDAYHNFHHLAYEHVVRPEGSFSGRKGTWVGFTVDEVLDEAVKRARALVEEKNPGLSEEEKDAIAEVVGVGAVRYNMIKYSPEKVITFRWEDVLNFEGESAPYIQYAHARCASILRKGGNPVEEELFERADFSGMEAKEKELVKLLSKFPEVVMEAGRDIKPHVLAVYANELAGTFNRFYMALPVLKAEEGIRERRLLLVMATKAVLRNVLGLMGIKAPEVM